The Rhizobium indicum genome has a segment encoding these proteins:
- a CDS encoding carbohydrate ABC transporter permease, with translation MATAVMTSLDTKSRAASRGMSDIRIRNLFIIPTILFLIVFNIFPLIYSLGYSFTDFRASSNAPANFVGLQNYRELLNDPFIWSNFAITAKYVIVSVTGQVIVGFGTAMLLNRDIPLKGLLTTLLLLPMMLSMAVVGLFWKLLYDPSFGIINYALGLGSFEWLSNPDMALYAVAITDIWMWSPFVMLLSLAGLSAVPKHLYEAAAIDRAGPFYTFFRITLPLVAPILMIAIIFRTMEAFKTFDLAYILTSQPTTEVISIRLYKMAFQEWQTGRSCALAYIVLIMVLAITNIYVKYLNKVKER, from the coding sequence TTGGCCACCGCAGTCATGACATCGCTGGACACGAAATCGCGTGCCGCATCTCGCGGCATGAGCGACATCCGGATTCGCAATCTCTTCATCATTCCGACGATCCTGTTCCTGATCGTCTTCAACATCTTTCCGCTGATCTATTCGCTCGGCTATTCCTTCACCGACTTTCGCGCTTCGTCGAACGCGCCGGCCAACTTCGTCGGCCTGCAAAACTACCGCGAGTTGCTGAACGATCCTTTCATCTGGTCGAATTTCGCCATCACCGCGAAATATGTGATCGTCTCTGTTACCGGGCAGGTGATCGTCGGCTTCGGCACCGCGATGCTGCTCAACCGCGATATCCCGCTGAAGGGTCTTCTGACGACGCTGCTGCTGCTGCCGATGATGCTCTCGATGGCAGTGGTCGGCCTCTTCTGGAAGCTGCTCTACGACCCGTCCTTCGGCATCATCAACTACGCACTCGGCCTCGGCTCCTTCGAGTGGCTGTCGAATCCGGATATGGCGCTCTATGCAGTCGCAATCACGGACATCTGGATGTGGTCGCCCTTCGTGATGCTGCTGTCGCTTGCCGGTCTTTCGGCCGTGCCGAAGCATCTCTACGAGGCAGCGGCGATCGACCGGGCGGGGCCGTTCTATACCTTCTTCCGCATCACGCTGCCGCTCGTGGCGCCGATCCTCATGATCGCAATCATCTTCCGTACGATGGAAGCCTTCAAGACCTTCGACCTCGCCTACATCCTGACCAGCCAACCGACGACCGAGGTGATCTCCATCCGGCTCTACAAGATGGCCTTCCAGGAATGGCAGACGGGGCGTTCCTGCGCACTCGCCTACATCGTGCTCATCATGGTCCTCGCCATCACCAACATCTACGTCAAGTACCTCAACAAAGTGAAGGAGCGCTGA
- a CDS encoding NAD(P)-dependent oxidoreductase: MSFIFSTHPLHPAAKTMLEAAGDLRVASAPDPETLLREGRGAGIVVIRAPIPPAFFEDAPALRAAIRHGAGLDMVPMDAATRAGVLVANVPGANASTVAEHVFLVTLALLRRFRLMDRDLRQNGWVAGRAQSDTAVDLAGRTMGIVGMGNVGKAIFKIAKFGFGLEVVATSRSPESVPDGARFVTIDELVATADIVVLCCPLTPETTGLLNGGRIGRMKPAAILVNVSRGPVIDDAALIEALRDGRIGGAALDVFATQPLPLDHPYLGFDNVIVTPHLAGLTEESMMRMGTGAASEALRVIKGDLPVNLRNPEVVEHYRRRFPA; the protein is encoded by the coding sequence ATGAGCTTCATCTTTTCCACACATCCCCTGCACCCCGCGGCCAAGACCATGCTCGAGGCTGCGGGTGATCTGCGCGTCGCTTCCGCGCCCGATCCCGAAACGTTGCTGCGAGAAGGCCGCGGCGCGGGCATCGTCGTCATACGCGCGCCGATCCCGCCGGCCTTCTTCGAGGATGCGCCAGCGCTTCGCGCGGCGATCCGCCATGGTGCCGGGCTTGACATGGTTCCGATGGATGCGGCGACCCGCGCCGGCGTGCTTGTCGCCAACGTCCCGGGCGCCAATGCCTCGACTGTCGCCGAGCACGTCTTTCTCGTGACGCTGGCCCTGCTTCGGCGCTTCCGCCTGATGGACCGCGACCTGCGTCAGAACGGCTGGGTGGCGGGCCGCGCCCAATCGGATACGGCCGTCGACCTCGCCGGCCGCACCATGGGCATCGTTGGAATGGGCAATGTCGGCAAGGCGATCTTCAAGATCGCGAAGTTCGGTTTCGGACTGGAGGTGGTCGCCACGAGCCGGTCGCCGGAAAGCGTGCCGGACGGCGCGCGTTTCGTCACGATCGATGAGCTTGTGGCGACGGCTGACATCGTGGTGCTCTGCTGCCCGCTGACGCCGGAGACGACCGGCTTGCTCAATGGCGGTCGCATCGGGCGCATGAAGCCCGCGGCCATTCTGGTCAACGTCTCGCGCGGCCCCGTGATCGATGATGCGGCGTTGATCGAGGCGCTGCGCGATGGTCGTATCGGCGGAGCCGCGCTCGACGTCTTCGCAACGCAGCCGCTGCCGCTCGACCATCCCTATCTCGGCTTTGACAACGTCATCGTCACGCCCCATCTCGCTGGTCTGACGGAAGAGAGCATGATGCGCATGGGAACAGGCGCGGCGAGCGAAGCCCTGCGCGTCATCAAGGGCGACTTGCCCGTTAATTTGCGCAATCCCGAAGTGGTAGAACACTACCGCCGGCGCTTTCCCGCATAG
- a CDS encoding ABC transporter ATP-binding protein: MAHIELKGITKTFGSHTALKNLNIDIADGEFFVLLGQTGAGKTTTLRLIAGLEKPAAGQIFIDGQDVADWGAAERDVALVLQQYSLYPRYTVRENLEFPLKSRIRRVEPGEIKERVDRVAKTLRIEHLLDRKTDRLSGGEMQRVSIGRAIVRKPRVFLMDEPLSALDAKLREALRTELKNLQMNLGATFLFVTHDQIEAMSMGDKIGVLNNGQLVQTGTPQEIYGNPVNTFVARAVGSPPMNLIAGTLAGGEAVASEGYRLPLGNGHGIATDGRPLTFGIRPEDIFLDSGAPGEARVHDVENHGVEKIVTLRTGEKFIHATVPTQTALRIEDEVRFSWNPEKVVLFDAGSGVSLRHAG, translated from the coding sequence ATGGCGCATATCGAACTCAAGGGCATCACCAAGACCTTCGGCAGCCACACGGCGCTGAAAAACCTGAATATCGACATTGCTGACGGCGAGTTCTTCGTGCTGCTCGGGCAGACCGGCGCCGGCAAGACGACGACGCTGCGCCTGATCGCCGGTCTCGAGAAGCCGGCCGCAGGCCAGATCTTCATCGACGGGCAGGACGTTGCCGACTGGGGTGCCGCCGAGCGCGACGTGGCCCTGGTGCTCCAGCAATACTCGCTTTACCCGCGCTATACGGTGCGGGAGAACCTGGAATTTCCGTTGAAATCCCGTATCCGTCGCGTTGAACCCGGGGAAATCAAGGAGCGCGTCGACCGCGTTGCGAAAACCCTGCGCATCGAGCATCTGCTCGACCGCAAGACGGACCGGCTGTCGGGAGGCGAGATGCAGCGCGTATCGATCGGCCGGGCCATCGTGCGCAAACCGCGGGTCTTCTTGATGGACGAACCGCTTTCGGCGCTCGACGCGAAGCTTCGCGAAGCACTTCGCACCGAGCTGAAAAACCTGCAGATGAACCTCGGCGCGACCTTCCTCTTCGTCACTCACGACCAGATAGAGGCCATGTCGATGGGCGACAAAATCGGCGTCCTGAACAATGGTCAACTGGTGCAGACGGGTACGCCGCAGGAGATCTACGGAAACCCGGTCAACACCTTCGTCGCGCGCGCGGTCGGTTCGCCGCCGATGAACCTGATTGCCGGCACGCTTGCCGGCGGCGAGGCAGTGGCGAGCGAGGGCTATCGGCTGCCCCTCGGCAACGGACACGGGATCGCGACAGACGGTCGTCCGCTCACCTTCGGCATCCGTCCCGAGGACATTTTTCTCGACAGCGGCGCGCCCGGCGAAGCACGGGTCCACGACGTGGAAAATCACGGTGTCGAAAAGATCGTGACGCTGCGCACCGGCGAGAAGTTCATCCACGCGACCGTGCCGACACAGACGGCGCTTCGGATCGAGGATGAGGTTCGCTTTTCGTGGAATCCGGAAAAGGTCGTGCTGTTTGACGCCGGAAGCGGTGTAAGCCTGCGGCACGCGGGCTGA
- a CDS encoding ABC transporter ATP-binding protein: MTQIELRGIQKYFGAVQVIKDLNLAIADNEFIVLLGQSGCGKTTTLRAVAGLETIDEGDILIDGQPVQHIKASGRDIAMVFQSFSLYPHMTVYENIAFPLRATRMSRADVDASVREIAGVLRITGLLARKPSALSGGDMQRVAIGRALVRRPKAMLMDEPIGALDAKLREEMRAEIKRLHIKQGSTTIYVTHDQVEAMSLADRIVIMHEGILQQVGTPEEVYAQPANTFVAQFVGSPVMNMAPATISETGSHTSVQVGDGTTGFEFPAVLANRLSDARAENGKLTLGVRPEGVLVSREAREGFMPVEAHIIEPLGSHDIVDLKVGHQMIRARTKSGFVPGPGEAVWARIDPAQAHFFNTATGSSLGIRL; encoded by the coding sequence ATGACGCAGATCGAACTTCGCGGGATCCAGAAATATTTCGGTGCCGTCCAGGTCATCAAAGACCTTAATCTCGCCATCGCCGACAATGAATTCATCGTGCTGCTTGGACAATCGGGCTGCGGAAAGACGACGACATTGCGCGCCGTCGCCGGGCTCGAGACGATCGACGAAGGCGACATTCTGATCGACGGGCAGCCGGTGCAGCATATCAAGGCATCCGGCAGGGACATCGCCATGGTGTTCCAATCCTTCTCGCTCTATCCGCACATGACGGTCTACGAGAACATCGCCTTCCCGCTCCGCGCTACCCGGATGAGCCGTGCCGATGTCGATGCGTCGGTCCGCGAGATCGCCGGTGTGCTGCGCATCACCGGTCTGCTGGCCCGCAAGCCTTCGGCGCTGTCCGGCGGCGACATGCAGCGTGTCGCAATCGGCCGCGCGCTGGTGCGACGGCCAAAGGCCATGCTGATGGACGAGCCGATCGGTGCGCTCGACGCGAAGCTGCGCGAGGAGATGCGGGCGGAAATCAAGCGCCTGCATATCAAGCAGGGTTCAACCACCATCTACGTGACGCATGACCAGGTGGAGGCCATGTCGCTCGCCGATCGAATCGTCATCATGCACGAGGGCATCCTTCAGCAGGTCGGCACGCCGGAAGAGGTTTATGCGCAACCCGCCAACACGTTCGTCGCCCAGTTCGTCGGAAGCCCGGTCATGAACATGGCGCCGGCGACCATCAGCGAAACGGGCAGCCATACCAGCGTGCAGGTCGGCGACGGGACGACGGGCTTCGAGTTCCCCGCCGTGCTGGCCAACCGCCTCTCTGACGCAAGGGCCGAGAACGGCAAGCTGACACTCGGGGTACGCCCTGAGGGCGTGCTCGTTTCACGGGAGGCCCGCGAGGGCTTCATGCCGGTCGAAGCGCATATCATCGAGCCTCTTGGCTCGCACGACATCGTGGACCTGAAGGTCGGTCACCAGATGATCAGGGCACGGACCAAGAGCGGTTTCGTGCCTGGTCCCGGCGAAGCCGTCTGGGCACGCATCGACCCCGCCCAGGCACATTTCTTCAACACCGCTACCGGTTCGTCGCTGGGGATCAGACTCTGA
- a CDS encoding ABC transporter substrate-binding protein, which yields MRKTMTGLLAGVGLMWACGTSAQAQELTIFWAEWDPANYLQELANEYEAQTGVKVTVETTPWADFQTKAFTEFNAKGSAYDMVVGDSQWIGAASEAGHYVDLTDFFTKHNLTQVMAPATVKYYAEYPSNSKKYWSVPAEGDAVGWSYRKDWFEDPKEMEAFKAKYGYDLAPPKTWAEMRDIAEFFHRPDQKRYGIAIYTDNSYDGLVMGVENAIFSFGGELGDYQSYKVDGIINSEKNVKALELYRELYGFTPPGWAKSFFVENNQAITENLAAMSMNYFAFFPALVNEASNPNAKVTGFFANPAGPNGEQFAALGGQGISVISYSKNQEEAMKFLEWFIKDETQKRWAELGGYTASAKVLESPEFQNATPYNKAFYETMFKVKDFWATPEYAELLIQMNQRIYPFVTAGQGTAKEVLDSLAADWNATFAKYGRNK from the coding sequence ATGCGCAAAACTATGACCGGTCTGTTGGCCGGTGTCGGATTGATGTGGGCCTGCGGAACATCCGCACAGGCCCAGGAACTGACCATCTTCTGGGCCGAGTGGGACCCGGCAAACTACCTTCAGGAACTCGCCAACGAATACGAGGCTCAAACCGGCGTTAAGGTCACGGTCGAGACCACACCATGGGCTGACTTCCAGACCAAGGCCTTCACCGAGTTCAACGCCAAGGGTTCAGCCTATGACATGGTCGTCGGCGACAGCCAGTGGATCGGGGCAGCGTCAGAAGCCGGCCATTACGTCGATCTGACCGACTTCTTCACCAAGCACAATCTGACCCAGGTGATGGCCCCGGCAACAGTGAAATACTACGCCGAATATCCGTCGAACTCGAAAAAGTACTGGTCAGTTCCGGCCGAAGGCGACGCCGTCGGCTGGTCCTACCGCAAAGACTGGTTCGAAGATCCCAAGGAGATGGAGGCGTTCAAGGCCAAATACGGCTACGACCTCGCCCCGCCGAAGACATGGGCCGAGATGCGTGACATCGCCGAGTTTTTCCACCGTCCGGACCAGAAGCGATACGGTATCGCCATCTACACCGACAACTCTTATGACGGTCTCGTCATGGGTGTCGAGAACGCGATCTTCTCGTTTGGAGGCGAACTCGGCGACTACCAGAGCTACAAGGTCGACGGCATCATCAATTCCGAGAAGAACGTCAAGGCGCTCGAGCTGTATCGCGAGCTCTACGGGTTTACGCCTCCGGGCTGGGCCAAGTCCTTCTTCGTCGAGAACAACCAGGCGATCACCGAGAACCTGGCGGCGATGAGCATGAACTACTTCGCCTTCTTCCCGGCTCTGGTGAACGAGGCGTCCAACCCGAACGCCAAGGTTACCGGCTTCTTTGCCAATCCGGCAGGCCCGAACGGCGAGCAGTTCGCAGCGCTCGGCGGCCAAGGCATATCGGTCATCTCCTACTCAAAAAACCAGGAAGAGGCGATGAAATTCCTCGAATGGTTCATCAAGGACGAGACCCAGAAGCGCTGGGCCGAACTCGGCGGCTACACGGCAAGCGCCAAGGTGCTTGAATCGCCGGAGTTTCAGAACGCGACACCCTATAACAAGGCCTTCTACGAGACGATGTTCAAGGTGAAGGACTTCTGGGCAACGCCTGAATATGCCGAACTGCTGATCCAGATGAACCAGCGCATTTATCCCTTCGTCACCGCCGGCCAAGGCACGGCGAAGGAAGTGCTCGATTCTCTGGCAGCGGACTGGAACGCTACGTTCGCGAAATACGGACGCAACAAGTAG
- a CDS encoding Tm-1-like ATP-binding domain-containing protein: protein MKQIYVVGTADTKGEELAYLAACIEAVGGGVVRVDVGIGEPATAVDVKADAVAACHPDGAGAVLASGDRGRAVEAMGIAFARFLVERQDIAGVIGIGGGGGTSIITAGMRQLPLGLPKIMVSTLASGDVAPFVDVSDIVMMPSVTDMAGLNRLSRVILHNAAQAITAMAHRPAEVTASKPALGLTMFGVTTPAVSAMVERLRADYDCLVFHATGTGGRAMEKLADSELISGVLDITTTEVCDLLFGGVLPATSDRFGAIARKGLPYVGSVGALDMVNFWAPETVPERYAGRLFYRHNPNVTLMRTTLAECAQIGRWIGDKLNLCHGPLRFLIPEKGVSALDIEGGPFFDPQADAALFAALEATVKPTASRRIIRLPLHINDPDFAEAAVAAYRDIANP, encoded by the coding sequence ATGAAGCAGATCTACGTGGTCGGCACGGCCGACACGAAGGGCGAGGAGCTTGCGTATCTTGCCGCTTGCATCGAAGCGGTGGGCGGCGGTGTTGTCCGCGTTGACGTCGGCATAGGCGAGCCTGCGACCGCCGTCGATGTGAAGGCCGACGCAGTGGCGGCGTGCCATCCGGACGGGGCTGGAGCCGTTCTTGCCAGCGGGGACCGCGGAAGGGCGGTCGAGGCGATGGGCATTGCTTTCGCGCGCTTCCTTGTGGAGCGCCAGGACATCGCCGGCGTCATCGGTATCGGTGGAGGCGGAGGCACTTCGATCATTACCGCAGGCATGCGCCAATTGCCGCTCGGTCTGCCAAAGATCATGGTCTCGACGCTCGCATCCGGCGATGTGGCTCCCTTTGTCGATGTTTCAGACATCGTGATGATGCCTTCGGTCACGGACATGGCGGGCCTGAACCGGCTGAGCCGCGTCATCCTTCACAACGCCGCTCAGGCGATCACCGCCATGGCCCACCGCCCGGCTGAGGTGACTGCATCCAAACCGGCCCTCGGGCTTACCATGTTCGGCGTTACCACACCTGCCGTATCCGCCATGGTCGAGCGCCTCCGAGCGGACTATGATTGCCTGGTCTTCCACGCCACAGGCACGGGCGGGCGGGCGATGGAGAAGCTTGCCGACAGCGAGCTCATCTCTGGCGTGCTCGACATCACGACGACCGAGGTCTGCGACCTGCTGTTCGGCGGCGTCTTGCCCGCCACCTCGGACCGTTTCGGCGCCATTGCTCGCAAAGGCTTGCCCTATGTCGGTTCGGTTGGTGCGCTCGACATGGTGAACTTCTGGGCGCCGGAGACCGTTCCGGAGCGTTATGCCGGCCGGCTGTTTTACCGGCACAACCCGAACGTCACCTTGATGCGCACGACACTGGCCGAATGTGCGCAGATTGGCCGCTGGATCGGCGACAAGCTCAATCTCTGCCACGGCCCCCTACGCTTCCTCATTCCCGAAAAGGGCGTTTCGGCCCTCGACATCGAAGGCGGTCCGTTCTTCGATCCGCAAGCCGACGCCGCGCTTTTTGCCGCGCTCGAGGCGACGGTGAAGCCGACGGCATCGCGACGTATTATTCGCCTGCCGCTCCATATCAACGACCCAGATTTCGCCGAGGCCGCCGTCGCGGCCTATCGTGACATCGCCAACCCCTGA
- a CDS encoding mandelate racemase/muconate lactonizing enzyme family protein: MRIKTVEAWWIKIPIEASRQHRSDFGRLTTFDSAILRIETDDGIVGWGEGKNAAGSSGTYGTLVHMLNHEVGPKLIDRDPADISSIWEMLYNGVRHETAASSGHAMPEIARRGLSVAAISAVDIALWDILGKSLGVPVWKLLGGRKADRLPAYASGGWESVDRIGEQLRSYVAAGGFKSVKMRVGAMDRALHVSASRVRAARKAIGPDVDLMVDAHGTYTVAEAKRFIQMVADCDLAWFEEPVIADDKPGMAEVRAAGNVPIAAGESEATRFAFRDLAMLRAADIFQPDPAFCGGITEAMRISSLASAFNLRFAPHLWAGAPCFFSGLHLCAASPASFVIEYSLGANPMIHDLVEDTVSVKDGMVEIPDRPGLGFTINQRVLETHAQRQ; encoded by the coding sequence ATGCGTATCAAGACCGTAGAGGCCTGGTGGATTAAAATTCCCATCGAGGCGAGCCGTCAGCACCGCAGCGACTTCGGCCGGTTGACGACCTTCGATAGTGCGATCCTGCGGATCGAAACGGACGACGGGATCGTCGGCTGGGGAGAGGGCAAGAATGCCGCGGGCAGTTCGGGCACCTATGGCACGCTGGTACACATGCTCAATCACGAGGTGGGGCCGAAGCTCATCGACCGCGATCCTGCCGACATCTCCAGCATATGGGAGATGCTCTACAACGGCGTACGCCACGAGACGGCGGCGAGTTCGGGTCACGCCATGCCCGAGATCGCGCGGCGCGGTCTGTCCGTCGCGGCGATCAGCGCGGTCGACATAGCGCTCTGGGACATTCTCGGCAAGTCGCTCGGCGTCCCTGTCTGGAAGCTGCTGGGTGGGCGCAAGGCGGACAGGTTGCCCGCCTATGCCTCGGGCGGTTGGGAGAGCGTGGACCGGATCGGCGAACAGCTCCGGTCCTATGTCGCGGCCGGTGGTTTCAAGTCAGTCAAGATGCGCGTCGGTGCGATGGATCGTGCGCTGCATGTCTCGGCATCGCGCGTGCGGGCGGCTCGCAAGGCAATCGGCCCCGACGTCGACCTGATGGTCGATGCGCACGGCACCTATACTGTTGCGGAGGCAAAGCGCTTCATCCAGATGGTCGCCGATTGCGACCTCGCCTGGTTCGAGGAGCCGGTGATAGCCGATGACAAGCCGGGCATGGCGGAGGTGCGCGCGGCTGGGAACGTACCGATCGCTGCGGGCGAGAGCGAGGCGACGCGTTTTGCCTTTCGAGATCTTGCCATGCTTCGGGCCGCCGACATATTCCAGCCGGATCCCGCCTTCTGCGGCGGCATTACGGAGGCGATGCGCATCAGCTCGCTCGCCAGCGCCTTCAACCTCCGTTTCGCGCCGCATCTTTGGGCCGGCGCGCCCTGCTTCTTCTCCGGCCTGCACTTGTGCGCGGCTTCCCCGGCAAGCTTCGTCATCGAATATTCGCTCGGCGCCAATCCGATGATCCACGATCTTGTCGAGGACACTGTGTCGGTGAAAGACGGTATGGTAGAGATCCCGGACAGGCCTGGCCTGGGTTTCACGATCAATCAGCGGGTCCTGGAGACTCACGCGCAAAGACAGTGA
- a CDS encoding carbohydrate ABC transporter permease, with protein MAAVQTRSERALNRVAIAAVLVITLIFLAPIYWITSTAFKPRNLATTIPPTVLFEPELSPFVKLFTKRSQLRGTPTPEEYAAAPWWERMVFDGGEKIVRSGRGEVQPSGYPNRFMNSLIVAITSTVLAVGMGTFTAYGFSRFKVKGEADLLFFILSTRMLPPVVVAIPMFLMYRVVGLNDTHWGLIILYTAFNLSFSVWLMKGFIDEIPKEYEEAALVDGYTRMEAFFKIVIPEAATGIAATAVFCFITAWNEYAFALIMTNRRAQTAPPFIPSQVGSGLPDWTVIAAGTFLFLLPVAIFTFLLRNHLLRGMSFGAIRK; from the coding sequence ATGGCCGCCGTCCAAACCCGCTCCGAACGCGCGCTGAACCGGGTGGCGATCGCCGCCGTACTGGTCATCACGCTGATCTTCCTGGCGCCAATCTACTGGATCACCTCGACGGCCTTCAAGCCGCGCAACCTTGCTACCACCATTCCGCCGACGGTACTTTTCGAGCCGGAACTCTCGCCCTTCGTGAAGCTCTTCACCAAGCGCTCGCAATTGCGCGGGACGCCGACTCCCGAAGAATATGCCGCCGCCCCCTGGTGGGAGCGGATGGTGTTCGACGGCGGCGAGAAGATCGTCCGCTCCGGTCGAGGCGAGGTGCAGCCATCCGGCTATCCGAACCGCTTCATGAACTCGCTGATCGTCGCCATCACGTCCACGGTGCTGGCAGTCGGCATGGGAACATTCACAGCCTACGGCTTCTCGCGCTTCAAAGTGAAGGGGGAGGCAGACCTTCTCTTCTTCATCCTGTCGACGCGCATGCTGCCGCCCGTCGTCGTGGCGATCCCGATGTTCCTCATGTACCGCGTCGTCGGCCTCAACGACACGCATTGGGGCCTCATCATACTCTACACTGCCTTCAACCTTTCCTTCTCGGTCTGGCTGATGAAGGGCTTCATCGACGAGATCCCGAAGGAATACGAGGAGGCAGCACTCGTCGACGGCTACACGCGGATGGAGGCCTTTTTCAAGATCGTCATCCCGGAAGCGGCGACCGGCATCGCCGCGACCGCCGTCTTCTGCTTCATCACGGCCTGGAACGAATATGCATTTGCGCTGATCATGACGAACCGGCGCGCGCAAACGGCTCCACCCTTCATTCCGAGCCAGGTCGGCTCAGGCCTGCCGGATTGGACGGTCATTGCGGCCGGCACGTTCCTGTTCCTGCTACCGGTCGCCATCTTCACCTTCCTGCTCAGGAACCATCTCCTGCGCGGCATGAGCTTCGGAGCGATCCGCAAATGA
- a CDS encoding FadR/GntR family transcriptional regulator has product MKENSLLSDLAAHLFSNSSGNGRTPSERELAEHFGVSRGQVREALAILEAMRIVERRAKSGIYLTTTEASVEAMALFARAGVPLDPILIYETVELRKIHEIKAAELACDRATEENYQQLRDILAASEAKLAAGEGLAREDRDFHLEIVRATKNSVFHRVCSVYYVMGEHRLPIYFADAARSRRSHEEHIRIYEALLARDGNLAQALMSAHLQGAESYWKGLIGGPATTAG; this is encoded by the coding sequence ATGAAAGAAAATTCCCTCCTCTCCGATCTCGCAGCCCACCTGTTCTCGAACTCGAGCGGCAACGGCCGCACGCCATCGGAGCGAGAGCTTGCGGAGCATTTCGGCGTCAGCCGGGGCCAGGTTCGCGAGGCACTGGCCATTCTGGAGGCAATGCGCATCGTCGAACGCCGGGCCAAGTCGGGCATCTACCTGACGACCACGGAGGCGAGCGTGGAGGCAATGGCGCTTTTTGCCCGCGCCGGCGTGCCGCTTGATCCTATCCTGATCTACGAGACCGTGGAGCTTCGCAAGATCCATGAGATCAAGGCCGCGGAACTCGCATGCGATCGGGCGACGGAGGAGAATTACCAGCAATTGCGCGATATCCTCGCTGCGTCCGAGGCGAAGCTTGCCGCCGGCGAGGGGCTGGCGCGCGAGGATCGGGACTTCCATTTGGAGATCGTCCGAGCCACCAAGAACAGCGTCTTCCATCGGGTGTGCAGCGTCTATTACGTGATGGGCGAGCACCGCCTGCCGATCTATTTTGCCGACGCCGCCCGCAGCCGGCGCTCGCATGAGGAACATATCCGCATCTATGAGGCGCTGCTTGCCCGAGACGGCAATCTGGCCCAGGCGCTGATGAGCGCGCATCTTCAAGGCGCGGAAAGCTATTGGAAGGGTCTCATCGGCGGTCCAGCGACGACAGCCGGATAG
- a CDS encoding TetR/AcrR family transcriptional regulator, producing the protein MDVSRQQNETARTERGPRARTRKLMLETATRIMQSGITPSVSEVAEAAEVSRATAYRYFPSQAALVHAVVDEALGPILGWSSESPDARVRVADLLATAMPRIDEFEATFKAALKLSLDQWAQRQAGTLGNEPLFKRGHRVDLLKSVTAPLQGAVPPESRERLAQALSLVFGVEVLIVLKDIWGLTSEGAQSVAEWAAKALVDTALRQAESEA; encoded by the coding sequence ATGGATGTCTCACGTCAACAGAACGAAACAGCCAGGACCGAGCGAGGCCCGCGTGCCCGAACGCGAAAACTGATGCTCGAAACGGCAACGCGGATCATGCAGTCCGGTATCACTCCGTCGGTAAGTGAAGTCGCCGAGGCTGCCGAAGTCTCGCGCGCGACGGCCTACCGCTACTTTCCGAGCCAGGCCGCGCTGGTGCATGCCGTGGTGGATGAGGCTCTGGGGCCCATACTCGGCTGGTCGTCGGAGAGTCCGGATGCACGCGTCCGCGTTGCCGACCTTTTGGCGACGGCGATGCCGCGCATCGACGAGTTCGAGGCCACCTTCAAGGCGGCGCTGAAACTTTCGCTGGACCAGTGGGCGCAGCGCCAGGCGGGCACGCTCGGCAACGAACCGCTGTTCAAGCGCGGCCACCGGGTCGACCTGCTGAAGAGCGTGACTGCCCCCCTGCAGGGCGCCGTGCCGCCCGAATCCAGGGAACGCCTTGCACAGGCGCTTTCACTTGTCTTCGGCGTCGAAGTGCTGATCGTGTTGAAGGATATCTGGGGCCTGACCTCGGAAGGCGCGCAGTCTGTTGCCGAGTGGGCCGCCAAGGCGCTTGTTGATACCGCATTACGGCAGGCAGAGAGCGAGGCATGA